From a single Nakaseomyces glabratus chromosome H, complete sequence genomic region:
- the UFO1 gene encoding SCF ubiquitin ligase complex subunit UFO1 (CAGL0H04103g~Ortholog(s) have role in SCF-dependent proteasomal ubiquitin-dependent protein catabolic process, cellular response to DNA damage stimulus, cellular response to methylmercury), producing MLLEELPSEVLINVFSYLDEKDLYTLQGLSRRFASLIGDEELWKNLFITRLHTSYFPSFSKSQRYSHEYVARVSGVKQWQHNRLIKTRYNLSPTPLHVTHLRNHPNQVAIEELIFQYPKLACYHDGIITLVQLQSKRSKIKNRMVYIPCTTPQGCSTMHFNINSAVFGRFDGRVFGKLLTNKSYLQPVTEFDSSHSACVTAIATTNSTMIDSTTKDWSVSGSENGEIIWWLETKKYKSLKFANSPILRLSLVNKNITIALDEKSIYVIEDMERVHTLDIPHDPVTNKRISIHFFKIDYGAQTLCLADTQSIYMISFNLTKDFGQVKVLKLKDPSETITDVIMDEETAKREQDPQLAGGDGCFVALCTSNMRILVLNTRKSSFVTVNAEQLYQEVKPLREFQFNDHIYATQITNLVLVLALAGTIEIYDVLSGELIKTVQKTEKIPQFLRVSQGRMIVSSGNTIHYLQYIPDEDDQSESHKKSHGSSRLRSNKWNETLHSEMEMYNEKLKQEEERELENARLMEAYGGDMDGDDEELQLKIALLESQNLNSQSAEGTDDNARADPTTEEEDEALRAAIEESLRMQRLQEEVRTAVSMEDDEEFLRAVEQSSRDDEERRTRRGQRRTLTDLGHNEPTTEETSNVQHGDINDEELQLAIALSLSEINESQ from the coding sequence ATGCTGTTGGAAGAGTTGCCCTCAGAAGTTCTGATCAATGTGTTCAGTTACCTGGATGAGAAGGACTTGTACACTTTGCAAGGTCTCTCAAGAAGGTTTGCCTCTTTGATCGGAGACGAAGAGCTGTGGAAGAACTTGTTTATTACACGGCTGCATACAAGTTACTTCCCGTCCTTCTCGAAGTCCCAACGATATAGCCACGAGTATGTGGCAAGAGTGTCGGGTGTCAAGCAGTGGCAGCATAATCGACTCATCAAGACCAGGTATAACTTGTCACCAACACCATTGCATGTTACACATTTACGTAACCACCCAAACCAGGTTGCCATAGAGGAGCTCATTTTCCAGTACCCGAAGCTGGCCTGCTACCACGACGGCATCATCACATTGGTGCAGTTGCAGTCCAAGAGATcgaaaatcaaaaacagAATGGTGTATATCCCTTGCACAACTCCACAAGGTTGCTCCACCATGCACTTCAACATTAACTCCGCCGTGTTCGGCAGATTCGATGGGAGGGTGTTTGGGAAGTTGCTCACGAACAAGTCCTACTTACAACCAGTGACGGAGTTCGACTCTTCCCACTCAGCATGCGTCACTGCCATTGCCACTACAAACTCCACCATGATAGATTCAACCACCAAGGACTGGTCTGTAAGTGGTTCCGAAAATGGGGAAATTATATGGTGGTTGGAAACGAAAAAGTATAAGAGCTTGAAATTCGCAAACAGCCCCATCTTGAGACTCTCTCTggtgaataaaaatattactaTAGCTTTGGATGAGAAGTCTATATATGTCATAGAAGATATGGAAAGGGTACACACCTTGGACATTCCTCATGACCCTGTAACAAACAAGCGGATCTCGATTcacttcttcaagatcGATTACGGCGCACAAACATTATGTCTTGCGGACACCCAGTCTATTTATATgatttcattcaatttgACCAAAGATTTTGGTCAAGTGAAAGTTCTGAAGTTGAAAGATCCCTCAGAAACGATAACCGATGTTATCATGGATGAAGAAACCGCAAAAAGAGAACAAGATCCTCAACTAGCCGGAGGTGACGGATGTTTTGTTGCACTCTGTACATCCAATATGAGAATCCTGGTACTCAATACAAGaaaatcttcttttgtaacTGTGAATGCAGAACAATTGTACCAAGAGGTAAAGCCCCTCAGGGAATTCCAATTTAATGATCACATCTATGCCACCCAAATAACAAACTTAGTCTTGGTATTGGCGTTGGCGGGAACTATTGAGATATACGATGTGCTGTCAGGTGAATTGATCAAGACGGTTCAAAAAACGGAAAAGATTCCTCAATTTTTGCGAGTCTCTCAAGGAAGGATGATTGTTAGTAGTGGAAACACCATACATTACTTGCAGTACATTcctgatgaagatgatcaATCTGAATCCCATAAAAAATCACATGGATCAAGTAGACTTCGTAGTAATAAGTGGAATGAAACACTACATTCAGAAATGGAAATgtataatgaaaaacttaaacaagaggaagaaagaGAGTTGGAGAATGCTCGATTGATGGAAGCCTACGGTGGTGATATGGACGGTGATGACGAAGAGTTACAACTGAAAATTGCATTATTGGAATCTCAGAATTTGAATAGTCAATCAGCGGAAGGAACTGATGATAACGCCAGAGCGGATCCTACAACCgaagaggaagatgagGCCTTGAGAGCTGCTATAGAAGAATCTCTTCGTATGCAACGCTTGCAAGAGGAAGTAAGAACTGCTGTATCAATggaggatgatgaagaattcCTACGAGCCGTTGAACAATCTTCTAGGGACGATGAAGAGAGAAGGACAAGGAGAGGACAGAGAAGAACTTTGACGGATCTCGGTCATAATGAACCTACGA